A single Anatilimnocola floriformis DNA region contains:
- the serA gene encoding phosphoglycerate dehydrogenase: MARIIVLDDIAQEGLDMLAAAPGIEYEVRTKLKGEALKSALAEFDGAICRSGVTIMAAELEGNKRLKAIARAGVGTDNIDKDTAKRLGIVVMNTPTGNTLSTAEHTFTLMLALSRRVAEAHMTLAGGKWDRKTYMGSQIADKTLGIVGLGRIGQEVAKRAMAFQMKVLGVEPYMSKEQATKLGVTLFDKVEDMLPHIDYLTVHTPLTPETTGMINAKTIEKLKPGCRLINCARGGIYDEAALVEGLKSGKLGGVALDVFVEEPNTTSPLIKMPNVLCTPHLGASTEEAQQQVAIEAVQLLINYFSTGEVRHAVNMASVDPATLQAMKGYLNLAWRLGLLMSEWQPAGASKCHITYRGEVTQRNTKLLTSAFCAGLLQKALEEDVNIVNAELLIRERGIQLTEESRADMGAFSSSMSVEVTVGGQSHVASGTLFGNNMPRLVRLDDWRLEAYIDGNLLVFTHSDVPGIIGAVGTIFGKHKVNIGQMTVGRAAPGGTAVGVLNLDSVPPKEAIDEVLAHPSIQTVRVIPMPTADKLPAWLGW, from the coding sequence ATGGCCCGGATCATTGTTCTCGACGACATCGCCCAAGAAGGTCTCGATATGCTCGCTGCCGCTCCCGGCATCGAGTACGAGGTCCGCACCAAGCTCAAGGGCGAGGCCCTGAAGAGTGCTCTCGCGGAGTTCGATGGCGCGATCTGCCGCAGCGGCGTGACGATCATGGCCGCTGAACTCGAAGGAAACAAGCGACTGAAAGCCATCGCCCGGGCCGGCGTGGGCACCGATAACATCGACAAAGACACGGCGAAGCGCCTCGGCATCGTCGTGATGAACACGCCGACCGGCAATACGCTGAGCACGGCGGAGCACACGTTCACGCTCATGCTCGCGCTGTCGCGCCGCGTCGCCGAAGCCCACATGACGCTCGCGGGCGGCAAGTGGGATCGCAAGACGTACATGGGTTCGCAAATCGCCGACAAGACCCTCGGCATCGTTGGCCTCGGTCGCATTGGTCAAGAAGTTGCCAAGCGGGCCATGGCCTTCCAGATGAAGGTGCTCGGCGTCGAGCCCTACATGTCGAAGGAACAAGCCACCAAGCTAGGCGTGACGCTGTTCGACAAAGTCGAAGACATGCTGCCGCACATCGACTATCTCACCGTTCATACGCCGCTTACGCCGGAAACGACCGGCATGATCAATGCGAAAACGATCGAGAAGCTAAAGCCCGGCTGCCGTTTGATCAACTGCGCTCGCGGCGGTATCTATGACGAAGCAGCCCTTGTCGAAGGCCTGAAGAGTGGCAAGCTCGGCGGTGTAGCCCTCGATGTGTTCGTCGAAGAGCCGAACACCACCAGCCCGCTCATCAAGATGCCGAACGTTCTCTGCACGCCCCACCTGGGCGCCAGCACCGAAGAAGCTCAGCAGCAAGTTGCGATAGAAGCGGTGCAGTTGCTCATCAACTACTTCTCGACCGGCGAAGTTCGCCATGCAGTGAACATGGCTTCGGTCGATCCGGCCACGCTGCAAGCGATGAAGGGCTATCTGAACTTGGCTTGGCGTCTTGGTCTGCTCATGTCTGAATGGCAGCCGGCCGGTGCGTCGAAGTGCCATATCACTTATCGCGGCGAAGTGACGCAGCGAAATACAAAGCTCCTCACGTCGGCATTCTGTGCAGGTTTGCTGCAGAAGGCTCTCGAGGAAGACGTCAACATCGTCAACGCCGAGTTGCTGATTCGCGAACGCGGCATTCAGCTGACCGAAGAAAGCCGAGCCGACATGGGAGCCTTCAGCTCGTCGATGTCGGTCGAAGTGACCGTCGGCGGTCAGTCGCATGTGGCATCGGGCACGCTCTTCGGCAACAACATGCCGCGGCTGGTTCGCCTCGACGATTGGCGGCTCGAAGCGTACATCGACGGCAACCTGCTGGTCTTCACCCACAGCGACGTGCCGGGCATCATCGGCGCCGTCGGCACGATCTTTGGCAAGCACAAGGTCAACATCGGTCAAATGACCGTTGGTCGCGCTGCTCCCGGTGGTACCGCAGTCGGAGTGCTCAATCTCGACTCGGTTCCGCCCAAGGAAGCGATCGACGAAGTCCTCGCCCATCCGAGCATTCAAACGGTCCGCGTCATTCCCATGCCGACAGCGGATAAGTTGCCAGCGTGGTTGGGGTGGTAG
- the serC gene encoding 3-phosphoserine/phosphohydroxythreonine transaminase, with the protein MSTTAAAQRVFNFSPGPAVLPLAVLEQAQRDLVSLPGYGMSILEMSHRAQGFLDILASTKQLLRELLAIPANYQIVFLQGGSRLQFSMVPINLLRGQGEAADYLSTGSWSKMAVDEAKREGQVRIAYDGKATNYDRLPTAAEAGLNPKAAYTYLCSNETIQGVQFDKEIETGGSPLVIDASSDFLHRPLDFKNIGLVYACAQKNAGPAGVTCVIIRDDLLERSQDNLPGYLNYKNHVKEDSLYNTPPTFAIYLMNLVLRWLKDDVGGLAAMHKRNKDKAALLYDLIDGSNGYFKGHAQPANRSLMNVTFRLPSEALEKKFCKDGEDRGLDGLKGHRSVGGIRASIYNAMPVEGVKELASFMREFQKSNG; encoded by the coding sequence ATGTCGACCACCGCCGCCGCCCAGCGTGTTTTCAACTTCTCCCCTGGTCCTGCCGTGCTGCCGCTCGCGGTCCTCGAACAAGCCCAGCGCGATTTGGTTTCGCTCCCCGGCTACGGCATGAGCATTCTGGAAATGAGCCACCGGGCTCAGGGGTTCCTCGATATCCTGGCCTCGACCAAGCAACTGCTGCGAGAGCTTCTCGCCATCCCGGCCAACTACCAAATCGTCTTCCTCCAGGGTGGTTCGCGGTTGCAGTTCTCGATGGTGCCGATCAATTTGCTCCGCGGCCAAGGCGAAGCGGCCGATTACTTGAGCACCGGTTCGTGGAGCAAGATGGCCGTCGACGAAGCCAAGCGCGAGGGCCAAGTGCGGATCGCTTACGACGGCAAAGCCACCAACTACGACCGTTTGCCGACGGCTGCCGAAGCCGGTTTGAATCCGAAAGCCGCTTATACCTATCTCTGCAGCAACGAAACGATCCAGGGTGTGCAGTTCGACAAGGAAATCGAAACCGGTGGCTCGCCGCTGGTGATCGATGCTTCGAGCGACTTCCTCCATCGGCCGCTCGATTTCAAAAACATCGGCTTGGTGTATGCCTGTGCTCAAAAGAACGCCGGCCCCGCTGGTGTGACCTGTGTCATCATTCGCGATGATCTGCTCGAACGCTCGCAAGACAATCTGCCCGGCTATCTCAACTACAAGAATCACGTCAAGGAAGATTCGCTCTACAACACGCCGCCGACCTTTGCCATTTATCTGATGAACCTCGTCCTTCGCTGGCTGAAGGATGACGTCGGCGGTCTGGCCGCGATGCACAAGCGGAACAAGGACAAGGCCGCGTTGCTATACGACCTGATCGACGGCAGCAACGGCTACTTCAAGGGGCACGCTCAGCCGGCCAATCGCTCGCTGATGAACGTCACCTTCCGCTTGCCGAGCGAAGCCCTCGAAAAGAAGTTCTGCAAGGACGGCGAGGATCGCGGTCTCGATGGCTTGAAGGGTCACCGCAGCGTCGGCGGCATTCGCGCCTCGATCTACAACGCGATGCCCGTTGAAGGCGTCAAAGAACTCGCCTCCTTCATGCGTGAATTCCAAAAGTCGAACGGCTAA
- a CDS encoding DMT family transporter — MESSQPTSAEIWRARLLVLLAGLLWSSSGFFAKAPEFAAWRTNPLGGPTLAFWRAVFACVILLPMVRKPQWSWKLIPMTIIFAVMNYTYLTAMAKGSAANAIWLQNTGPMIVLLVGVLIFKERSRGLDWVMAALSSIGVGMILYYESKGANFEAVLYGLASGITYAGVVLSLRLLRNFESAWLIALNHIVTAIALAPIALRPLVDPSTTIPWPEGRQWLMLAAFGVFQMGLPYFLFANALKKIPGHEASGIGLIEPLLVPVWVCLAWGYEEHFPKWWTITGGALIFTGLVIRYVGSIREKPIVQPSEKG, encoded by the coding sequence ATGGAATCTTCGCAGCCCACCTCTGCCGAAATCTGGCGAGCACGTCTGCTCGTGTTGCTGGCGGGGTTGCTGTGGAGCAGCAGCGGCTTCTTTGCCAAGGCACCGGAGTTTGCGGCTTGGCGAACAAATCCGCTCGGCGGGCCGACGCTGGCGTTCTGGCGGGCGGTTTTTGCCTGCGTCATCCTGCTGCCGATGGTTCGCAAGCCGCAGTGGTCGTGGAAGCTGATTCCGATGACCATCATCTTCGCGGTGATGAACTACACCTATCTCACCGCCATGGCCAAGGGCTCGGCCGCCAACGCCATCTGGTTGCAGAACACCGGGCCGATGATCGTGCTCCTCGTGGGCGTGCTGATTTTCAAGGAGAGAAGCCGCGGCCTCGATTGGGTGATGGCCGCACTGTCATCGATCGGCGTGGGAATGATTCTGTACTACGAATCCAAAGGAGCGAACTTTGAAGCCGTGCTCTACGGCCTGGCTTCGGGAATCACTTATGCAGGTGTCGTTCTCTCGCTGCGACTCTTGCGCAATTTCGAAAGCGCCTGGTTGATCGCGCTCAATCACATTGTGACTGCTATCGCGCTCGCGCCGATTGCATTGCGACCCCTCGTTGATCCTTCAACTACCATACCTTGGCCCGAAGGTCGCCAATGGCTGATGCTCGCCGCCTTCGGCGTGTTTCAGATGGGCCTGCCGTATTTTTTGTTTGCCAATGCCTTGAAGAAAATCCCTGGCCACGAAGCGAGCGGCATCGGCCTGATCGAACCGTTGCTCGTCCCGGTGTGGGTTTGCTTGGCGTGGGGCTATGAAGAGCACTTTCCCAAATGGTGGACGATCACGGGAGGTGCGTTGATTTTTACGGGGTTGGTAATTCGCTATGTGGGATCGATCAGAGAGAAGCCAATCGTGCAACCAAGCGAAAAGGGCTGA